Proteins co-encoded in one Bubalus bubalis isolate 160015118507 breed Murrah chromosome 7, NDDB_SH_1, whole genome shotgun sequence genomic window:
- the BOD1L1 gene encoding biorientation of chromosomes in cell division protein 1-like 1 isoform X2, giving the protein MATNPQPQPPPPAPPPPPPQPQPPPPPPGPGTGPGAGGAGGAGAGAGDPQLVAMIVNHLKSQGLFDQFRRDCLADVDTKPAYQNLRQRVDNFVANHLATHTWSPHLNKNQLRNNIRQQVLKSGMLESGIDRIISQVVDPKINHTFRPQVEKAVHEFLATLNHKEDTSGSTAPEDEKPDSSTITQGVPAPGPSANVASDAMSILETITSLNQEASAARASTEMSNAKTSERMSKKTPSQASTDTSAEKERTSEDTADKEKSTPDSAGEGQEAAPRSEELSDPPCPAEEMKNHTRESTSSVLLNKDTQQESSDQKSKSADKGEKKPDSNEKTERKKEKKEKTEKKTDHSKRSEDVQRVKDEKQAKDKEVECSKLPSEKTNSKAKTSEGTKEDISMIDSDVDGLTDITVSSVHTSDLSSFEEDTEEEAVMSESMEEGEITSDDEEKNKQNKTKTQTNDPSEGKAKNVRHAYVHKPYLYSKYYSDSDDELTVEQRRQSIAKEKEERLLRRQINREKLEEKRKQKAEKTKYSKAKSQGKSSVDLEESSTKDLEPKAPRIKEVLKERKVLEKKVALSKKRKKDSRNIDENSKKKQQSEEDSRETLKTSEHCEKEKASSSKDLKHVHAKSEPSKPARRLSESLHPADENKNESKIEREHKRRTSTPVVVEGVQEETDTRDGKRPLERSESGTEEPQKQKSTLKNEKHPKKDDSETPHLKSLPKKEAKSSKEKPEKEKTLSEEKPSTKHKCKGDSAHKAGDEPEPHSSEKGGKDESIQKAGQPAKLSSDDKAERRSKHRNERKLSVLGKDGKPVSEYIIKSDENVRKENKKERHGSADKTKAEHKSRRSSDSKIQKDSLSSRQHGSTVQRRSESYSEDKCDNDLTNADSNSKPEEAVHKERRRTKSLLEEKLVLKSKSRSQGKQLKASETESQENTTKLATTPKPEKEKNTEEGEPERQRKSRVEDRPPEESGVEPTSESAAPSAHSVQRESSHRAKLPPAKERCKGEKESSSTRLERKLSDGHKSRSLKHSSKDVKKKEDNKTEDKDGKEVDGSHEKPRGSSSVLEKKLSRRLCENRRGSVSQEMAKGEEKPAVNPSGAPSSSSLQRPKKSGDPALMPEQEPMEIDPEPAMENAAEVRKTQDGSSSSQQELDLENVTKQKTAAAVLKEELQTPMGESKTASPACKSGRGTGAVANSEKHADHRSTLTKKMHLQSSVSKPNSGEKEFAQQETQEMNVDSETSHCLLPRAPSESDRAQKNLKNTTRPTEECLAPGDPTLKHSTKVDPAPSLGSMTAGPQKQLHDSGVPPLVDRRTGSEGATASTSLVHHSEIPKQSWTLEESEVPRTSDSRKGDAISTVDTPAEASVESRRHIPEGAQAFVLHSRQGKVDMPVGSESGDRTVEKENVDKEGGSMDVDGKGSNSSSKQTVRASVENGHKVGVAVDQVVGMSTETDTVGLKQSRGPGEVENTPADADRRHGHSEVDTSAESNAVSSVLHQRSGKAEMPTARPSRGEKASIASSTEGKDSGVPLNPVRAGTATTTSAETPEGGVAVPCTSIEADEGLTTGTCSENHPLHVRAEAREGTVFAAAEEGGGVVTEGFAESETFLTSTKEGESGECAVAEPEERAADPATAPTGTTEADARSSATEEKDDAVTSAGSEGKCDGSSGGDLELVEGTVMFISEVESDGAVTSAGMDIREGSLSNEELDGFQRSPPRAGPKKESEGTVTCTGAGGRRDGSVLCSAAGVEPQEERRVTGAPGGPIDTPTPTAASAAQEESGSVMDGPEGESAVTSTGITEEDGEGLASCTGSEESSEGFALSSESEENEESAMDSTVAKDPTDAPVVAPGPCDDEGVVTSTGAKEDEDEGEGVVTSTGRGNEVGHASTCTGMEEESEGVSVCESAGGDAQLGPVAGRVDAEAGGTIPHAYESTVDSVSGAEKDAKDAEICSSAKGVVESSVSSGAAGEGMAAPAPEGRQGPMTSAASDRRDSELSRKEKAEDTTPSTGLVGDSYEALVSAAVPEHEPPHTSPGERDEGVITSVENEDCDGLAAATAINSVANQAGVPGGSGEGKGLVISTSTTDDLTPQLSTVVDMRAGHSSTLRPEESTEGPSVNMEEFEAPMPSAASGDGSQLTAARNEEKDECAMISTSIREEFEVPISSATALHGAQSPQPVAAVEDRAKALALVSADDFEGPTPSAPAQAESPLASTSKEEKDECALISTSIAEDCEASVCGVSREREHEQPVLEEKDGSAIISTSSGEDCEGPVSSAVAREDAQASVRPAEEASDTAMISTSTSEGCEAVMAGAVPQEEEVPAGTGTEDVSDAAIISTSTAEYLLAPAGLNRHEEVHLSADSPKGKDAPSATKMSRPEAPLSSLTAEDKCQCPGPSTGGKEVGPVVAGGTVEGHDQVSVSVLSAGVRIVAENVRLGKDCADRVQREDERPEAGTSGGSTPARCPAGGSGDSPVNPQGPEEAPEGTISVRCLTAVNPGAKKADDQWGPEGHLKTTTAECINGQESETAPSHTAALPTAYNVALSAAKQEQNLTSRSDHRGQCPVPASAQKTEDNSVTKSCQQEGLQVTVSSEENLHDRGSKESPSNAVGRLGLKTALKPEVFVPSEEEKNHEMPAPPASPSGRKLSGTVELQREPSLAIESPNVENAGSETTEIHGKFYSKEDISKGGKDNTEAIRCHSIEANPKEVEEEERHIRKRKTKKQYLSSEDELDDTPDVLDSKIETAQRQCSGTEPQVTKEENSGGLAELSKASSKTDSTASRAMEEKDESSSSEAAGEKTEQNDDDTVKSQEDQPVIIKRKRGRPRKHPVETSLKTKDDCKTDAGLVPVEQSPPGGKLKAMQTDETNKETPNLQERSGSNDDSEEKSVASVRRRGRKPKRSLTLSDDAESSEPERKRQKTVSEATEDKKDQESEEEEEEEDEDEEPSGATTRSSTRSEAQRFIFFSVMVKCPHGESRAGVREAELVLVT; this is encoded by the exons ATCAGGAATGTTGGAGTCTGGTATTGACCGAATTATTTCTCAGGTTGTGGATCCAAAGATCAACCACACATTCAGACCTCAGGTGGAAAAAGCTGTGCACGAGTTTCTGGCCACGCTCAATCATAAGGAGGACACGAGTGGCAGCACAGCCCCCGAGGATGAGAAGCCAGACTCTTCCACCATCACACAAG GTGTCCCTGCCCCCGGGCCCAGTGCAAACGTGGCCAGTGATGCCATGTCCATCTTGGAAACCATCACTTCTCTCAACCAAGAAGCTAGTGCTGCCAGGGCTTCAACAGAGATGTCGAATGCCAAGACCAGTGAGAGAATGTCCAAAAAAACCCCGTCTCAGGCAAGCACTGACACGAGTGCTGAGAAAGAGAGGACTTCAGAGGACACAGCTGATAAAGAAAAATCTACACCCGACTCTGCAGGGGAAGGGCAGGAAGCTGCGCCTCGCTCTGAAGAACTTAGTGATCCCCCTTGTCCagctgaagaaatgaagaatcacACAAGAGAAAGTACTAGTTCAGTTCTGCTAAATAAGGATACTCAACAAGAAAGCAGTGACCAAAAAAGCAAATCAGCAGATAAAGGTGAAAAGAAGCCAGACAGcaatgagaagacagaaagaaagaaagagaagaaggaaaagactgaaaagaaaactgATCACTCAAAAAGGAGTGAAGATGTGCAAAgagtaaaagatgaaaaacaagcaAAGGATAAAGAAGTAGAATGTTCAAAACTTCCTTCGGAAAAAACCAATAGTAAAGCTAAAACCAGTGAAGGAACAAAAGAAG ATATCTCTATGATAGATTCTGATGTGGATGGACTTACAGACATCACAGTTAGCTCCGTCCACACCAGTGACCTTTCATCTTTTGAAGAAGACACTGAGGAGGAGGCTGTGATGTCTGAGAGCATGGAAGAAGGAGAGATTacatcagatg ATGAAGAGaagaacaagcaaaacaaaacaaaaactcaaaccaATGATCCCAgtgaaggaaaagcaaaaaatgtGCGGCATGCTTATGTTCACAAACCATATCTTTACTCAAAGTATTATAGTGACTCTGATGACGAACTTACTGTGGAACAGCGGCGGCAGTCTATC gctaaagaaaaagaagagagacttTTAAGAAGGCAAATTAATAGagaaaaacttgaagaaaaacgaaaacagaaagcagaaaagacAAAGTATTCAAAAGCTAAGAGTCAAG GTAAAAGTAGTGTGGACTTAGAAGAATCATCAACAAAAGATTTGGAACCCAAAGCCCCCCGAATTAAAGAAGTCCTTAAAGAACGGAAAGTTTTAGAGAAAAAGGTAGCCTTaagcaaaaagaggaaaaaggactCCAG GAACATTGATGAGAATTCTAAAAAGAAACAGCAATCTGAAGAAGATTCCAGAGAAACACTCAAAACAAGTGAG cattgtgaaaaggaaaaagcatCTTCTTCAAAGGATCTGAAGCATGTCCATGCAAAGAGTGAACCAAGTAAACCTGCTCGGAGACTTTCAGAGTCTTTGCATCCGGctgatgaaaacaaaaatgaatccaAAATAGAAAGGGAACACAAAAGACGGACTTCTACCCCTGTTGTGGTGGAAGGGGTGCAGGAAGAGACTGACACGAGGGATGGAAAAAGGCCACTGGAACGCTCAGAAAGTGGCACAGAAGAACCCCAGAAACAGAAGAGCACGCTTAAAAACGAAAAGCATCCAAAGAAAGATGATTCAGAAACACCACATTTAAAAAGCCTGCCTAAGAAAGAGGCGAAATCCTCCAAGGAAAAGCCTGAGAAGGAGAAAACTCTGTCAGAAGAGAAACCGTCTACGAAACATAAGTGCAAAGGTGACAGTGCACACAAGGCAGGAGATGAGCCCGAGCCTCACTCTTCTGAGAAAGGCGGGAAAGATGAGAGTATTCAGAAGGCGGGTCAACCAGCGAAGCTTTCGTCAGATGATAAAGCTGAACGAAGAAGTAAGCACCGGAATGAAAGGAAATTGTCAGTTTTGGGCAAAGACGGTAAACCAGTTTCTGAGTATATTATAAAAAGTGACGAGAATGTTcgtaaagaaaataagaaagagagaCACGGGTCAGCCGACAAAACCAAGGCAGAGCACAAATCAAGAAGATCAAGTGATTCTAAAATTCAGAAGGACTCTCTGAGCTCCAGGCAACATGGAAGCACAGTACAGAGAAGAAGCGAAAGTTACTCCGAGGATAAATGTGATAATGACTTGACTAACGCAGATAGTAATTCGAAACCAGAAGAGGCGGTTCACAAGGAGAGGCGAAGAACTAAGAGCTTGTTGGAAGAGAAACTTGTGTTGAAGTCTAAGTCCAGAAGCCAAGGCAAACAGTTGAAAGCATCTGAAACAGAATCACAAGAAAATACCACAAAACTGGCGACCACTCCAAAACCAGAGAAGGAGAAGAACACTGAAGAAGGTGAGCCAGAGAGACAGCGGAAGTCCAGAGTTGAAGACAGACCTCCTGAGGAAAGCGGTGTGGAGCCCACGTCAGAGAGTGCGGCCCCTTCAGCACACAGTGTGCAGAGAGAGTCTAGTCACAGAGCGAAGTTACCACCAGCAAAGGAGAGGTGCAAGGGTGAGAAAGAGTCGAGCTCCACCAGACTCGAGAGAAAGTTGTCAGACGGGCACAAAAGCAGGAGCTTAAAGCACAGTAGTAAGGAcgtgaaaaagaaggaagacaaCAAAACAGAGGACAAGGATGGAAAAGAAGTTGACGGCAGTCATGAGAAGCCCAGAGGAAGTAGTTCAGTCTTAGAGAAGAAGTTAAGTAGAAGGTTGTGTGAAAATCGAAGAGGCAGCGTATCCCAAGAAATGgctaaaggagaagaaaaaccaGCAGTAAACCCTTCAGGTGCTCCCAGTAGTTCCTCCCTTCAGAGACCCAAAAAAAGTGGTGATCCTGCCCTGATGCCCGAACAAGAGCCAATGGAAATTGATCCCGAGCCAGCCATGGAAAATGCAGCGGAAGTCCGCAAAACCCAAGACGGCAGCAGTAGCTCTCAGCAAGAACTTGACTTGGAAAATGTTACGAAACAAAAAACTGCTGCTGCAGTCCTAAAGGAGGAGTTACAGACTCCCATGGGAGAGTCAAAAACAGCATCTCCAGCCTGTAAATCAGGGCGTGGAACAGGAGCTGTTGCTAATTCCGAAAAGCACGCTGACCACAGAAGCACCCTGACCAAGAAAATGCATCTCCAAAGCTCTGTGTCCAAACCTAACTCCGGGGAGAAGGAGTTTGCTCAACAAGAAACTCAGGAAATGAATGTAGACTCCGAAACGAGTCACTGTTTGCTACCCCGTGCCCCATCAGAAAGTGACAGGGCACAGAAGAACTTGAAGAACACCACCAGGCCCACCGAAGAATGCCTTGCTCCAGGAGACCCCACTCTTAAACATTCCACAAAGGTAGATCCCGCCCCGTCCTTAGGCTCCATGACTGCTGGGCCTCAGAAACAGCTCCACGATTCAGGGGTGCCTCCTTTAGTTGACAGAAGAACGGGGTCAGAAGGTGCCACAGCCAGCACCTCGCTCGTCCACCACTCTGAAATCCCTAAGCAAAGCTGGACTCTTGAGGAATCGGAAGTCCCTAGGACAAGTGACAGCAGAAAAGGTGATGCCATTTCCACAGTAGACACACCAGCAGAAGCCAGCGTGGAGAGCAGAAGACACATTCCAGAAGGTGCACAGGCCTTCGTACTGCACAGCAGACAAGGGAAAGTAGACATGCCTGTTGGCAGTGAGTCAGGGGACAGGACAGTGGAAAAGGAGAACGTTGACAAAGAAGGTGGCTCGATGGATGTGGATGGGAAAGGAAGTAACTCAAGTTCGAAGCAGACAGTTAGGGCTTCTGTAGAAAATGGCCACAAGGTTGGTGTTGCTGTTGATCAGGTGGTAGGCATGAGTACAGAAACAGATACTGTTGGACTTAAGCAGAGCAGAGGCCCAGGTGAAGTTGAAAACACACCAGCCGATGCTGACAGAAGGCACGGACACAGTGAGGTGGACACCAGTGCTGAGAGCAATGCCGTGTCCTCTGTTCTACATCAAAGGAGTGGGAAAGCTGAGATGCCGACAGCCAGGCCTAGTAGAGGAGAAAAGGCTTCCATCGCCAGCAGCACTGAGGGGAAGGACAGTGGTGTTCCCCTAAACCCGGTGAGGGCGGGGACTGCCACAACCACATCTGCAGAGACGCCGGAGGGTGGGGTGGCAGTGCCTTGCACAAGCATCGAGGCCGACGAAGGCCTCACGACGGGCACGTGCTCCGAAAACCACCCTCTTCACGTCAGGGCGGAAGCCAGAGAAGGCACCGTCTTTGCCGCAGCCGAGGAAGGTGGGGGTGTCGTCACAGAAGGATTTGCAGAAAGCGAAACGTTCCTCACAAGCACCAAAGAGGGAGAAAGTGGGGAATGCGCCGTGGCCGAGCCTGAAGAAAGAGCAGCCGACCCCGCGACGGCCCCCACGGGGACCACCGAGGCTGACGCCAGGAGCTCAGCGACCGAGGAGAAGGACGATGCTGTGACCAGCGCGGGTTCTGAGGGCAAGTGCGATGGGTCTTCAGGTGGAGACTTGGAACTCGTGGAAGGAACAGTCATGTTTATCAGTGAGGTTGAGAGCGACGGAGCAGTAACAAGTGCGGGGATGGACATCAGGGAGGGGTCCCTAAGCAACGAAGAGTTGGATGGATTCCAGAGAAGCCCACCGAGAGCAGGGCCCAAGAAGGAAAGCGAGGGGACGGTGACGTGCACAGGGGCAGGGGGTAGAAGAGACGGCAGTGTCCTGTGCTCCGCAGCTGGGGTGGAGCCTCAGGAGGAGCGCAGGGTGACGGGGGCCCCCGGGGGCCCCATAGACACACCCACCCCCACAGCAGCCAGTGCCGCCCAGGAGGAAAGCGGTTCTGTGATGGACGGCCCAGAGGGTGAAAGTGCCGTCACCAGCACCGGGATAACCGAGGAGGACGGGGAGGGCCTGGCGAGCTGCACAGGTTCAGAGGAGAGCAGCGAAGGCTTCGCCCTGAGTTCTGAATCTGAAGAAAACGAAGAGAGTGCCATGGATAGCACGGTAGCCAAAGACCCCACTGATGCGCCGGTGGTGGCCCCCGGCCCCTGCGACGATGAGGGCGTGGTGACCAGCACGGGCGCCAAGGAGGACGAGGATGAAGGGGAGGGCGTGGTGACCAGCACAGGCCGGGGGAACGAGGTCGGGCACGCGTCCACGTGcacagggatggaggaggagagtGAAGGGGTGTCGGTCTGCGAGAGCGCAGGCGGAGACGCTCAGCTTGGCCCTGTGGCAGGGCGTGTGGACGCCGAAGCCGGCGGCACCATCCCGCACGCGTACGAGAGTACCGTGGACAGCGTGAGCGGCGCTGAGAAGGATGCTAAAGATGCAGAGATCTGCTCCAGTGCCAAAGGGGTCGTGGAGAGCAGCGTGAGCAGCGGGGCTGCAGGGGAGGGCATGGCGGCTCCCGCTCCTGAGGGTCGCCAGGGGCCCATGACCAGCGCGGCTTCAGACCGCAGGGACAGTGAGCtcagcagaaaggaaaaagccgAGGACACCACGCCCTCCACCGGCCTGGTGGGGGACAGTTATGAGGCCCTCGTGTCCGCTGCTGTCCCAGAACATGAGCCTCCTCACACGTCACCGGGCGAAAGAGATGAGGGTGTCATCACCTCCGTGGAGAACGAAGACTGTGATGGCCTTGCGGCCGCCACGGCCATTAACAGTGTCGCCAACCAGGCTGGTGTGCCTGGGGGTTCAGGTGAAGGGAAGGGCTTGGTGATCTCCACCAGCACAACAGACGATCTCACCCCACAGCTCAGCACTGTGGTAGACATGAGGGCGGGTCATTCAAGCACCTTGAGACCTGAAGAGAGCACGGAGGGCCCCAGCGTGAACATGGAGGAGTTCGAGGCCCCCATGCCCAGCGCAGCATCAGGTGACGGGAGCCAACTCACGGCTGCGAGAAACGAGGAGAAAGACGAGTGTGCTATGATTTCCACAAGCATTAGGGAGGAATTCGAAGTGCCCATTTCCAGCGCGACAGCCCTCCATGGTGCCCAGAGTCCGCAGCCGGTGGCAGCCGTGGAAGACAGAGCCAAAGCGCTGGCCCTGGTGAGCGCCGATGATTTTGAGGGGCCCACGCCCAGTGCGCCCGCGCAAGCCGAGAGCCCCCTCGCTTCAACCAGCAAGGAGGAGAAGGACGAGTGTGCACTCATCTCCACCAGCATCGCGGAAGATTGCGAAGcctctgtgtgtggtgtgtctagGGAAAGGGAACATGAGCAACCTGTCCTGGAAGAGAAGGACGGCAGCGCCATCATCTCCACAAGCTCAGGAGAGGACTGCGAGGGTCCCGTATCCAGTGCTGTCGCTCGGGAGGATGCCCAGGCCTCGGTCAGGCCGGCGGAAGAGGCGAGCGACACGGCCATGATTTCCACCAGCACCTCGGAAGGCTGTGAGGCGGTCATGGCGGGCGCCGTCCCGCAGGAGGAGGAGGTGCCCGCGGGCACGGGCACAGAGGACGTGAGCGATGCCGCTATCATCTCCACCAGCACAGCCGAATACCTGCTGGCTCCCGCTGGTCTCAACAGGCATGAAGAGGTTCATTTAAGTGCAGACAGCCCCAAAGGAAAGGATGCCCCATCGGCCACTAAGATGAGCAGGCCTGAGGCCCCTCTGTCCAGCCTAACGGCTGAGGACAAGTGTCAGTGTCCTGGGCCCTCCACAGGGGGAAAAGAAGTGGGCCCCGTGGTGGCAGGGGGCACTGTGGAAGGGCATGACCAGGTGTCGGTCAGTGTGCTTTCTGCAGGTGTCAGGATTGTGGCGGAGAACGTGAGGCTTGGCAAGGACTGTGCAGACAGAGTTCAGAGAGAAGATGAAAGGCCTGAGGCAGGGACATCAGGGGGCAGCACGCCAGCGAGGTGCCCAGCAGGGGGGAGTGGGGACTCGCCTGTCAACCCGCAAGGACCAGAGGAGGCTCCTGAGGGCACCATCAGTGTGCGCTGTTTGACAGCAGTCAATCCTGGTGCTAAAAAAGCTGATGACCAGTGGGGTCCTGAGGGGCACTTGAAAACCACCACCGCTGAATGTATTAATGGCCAGGAGTCAGAAACGGCTCCTTCCCACACAGCAGCCCTTCCCACCGCCTACAATGTAGCTCTCTCAGCTGCTAAACAGGAGCAGAACTTGACGAGCAGGAGTGACCACCGTGGCCAGTGCCCTGTCCCAGCATCCGCTCAGAAAACAGAAGATAACAGTGTGACGAAATCCTGCCAGCAAGAAGGTCTTCAAGTCACTGTTTCTTCTGAAGAAAATTTGCATGATCGAG GCAGCAAAGAGTCTCCATCAAACGCTGTGGGAAGATTGGGACTGAAAACCGCCTTGAAACCTGAG GTATTTGTGCcatcagaagaagagaaaaatcatgaAATGCCGGCACCACCAGCAAGTCCAAGTGGGAGAAAGCTGAGTGGAACAG TTGAACTGCAGAGGGAGCCTTCACTGGCGATTGAATCACCAAAT GTCGAAAATGCAGGCtcagaaacaactgaaattcATGGGAAATTTTATAGCAAAGAAG ATATATCCAAAGGTGGAAAAGACAACACAGAAGCCATAAGATGTCATAGTATTGAAGCAAATCCCAAAGAG GttgaagaggaagaaaggcacatacgtaaaagaaaaacaaagaagcagtACCTCTCTTCAGAAGATGAACTAG ATGATACCCCAGATGTCCTGGATTCCAAAATAGAAACAGCACAGAGGCAGTGTTCTGGAACTGAGCCACAAGTTACAAAG GAAGAGAACTCTGGAGGTTTGGCAGAGCTATCTAAAGCAAGTTCTAAGACAGACAGCACTGCTTCAAGGGCCATGGAAGAAAAAG ACGAATCCAGCAGCAGTGAAGCTGCCGGTGAAAAGACAGAGCAGAATGACGATGACACCGTAAAATCTCAG GAAGATCAGCCAGtaattattaaaaggaaaagaggaagaccTCGTAAACACCCTGTAGAAACATCATTAAAAACAA AAGATGACTGCAAAACAGATGCTGGCCTTGTCCCT